The genomic interval gagggaagaattgctttcataagttacgtaacgagtgctttcgaaacttttctctgagtaagttggcccgtcttcaaaaaaaagtcacttttacattttaagtaccaaatttattcaacctacgtaatgcagaatacagtcaaaatttatgtatagatataatgtgtattctgaataagcgttatatttatgaaatgcatagataaaaagttattgcgaaaaaaccgtgttacagaggccctgaatctcatagtagttttcgggtctatgctgcggagttctgccttcgtccattccactactactgcgctgtatctgattactagtactgccaatgtgtttatggcttttatcatttttccgtcgtcgagttttgacttgattatcgccttgagtctatgcatatattctttcctgatcgtgtccttcatctcttggtgttttatatcatcTCCTTCCATTCCTACCAGGTATTTGTTTCCTGtcacatctatgtgtttgatgttgttcccgtctggtagctttatctcttcagtccttgttactttgtccttctgtatcattattatcattatttagggAACATAATAATTCGCAAAAGTAGATGAGGAAACTGATTAAGGTCATCCAGTGCGTACGTGTGATACCCTGGGAGAGTATATTAATAGGCCACTCCCTACGTTGATCAAAGACGATTAATGAATCATCCGCTCTCAAGCGAGGTCACGGAACTGCCGATGAGTCTTGGCCTGGTGATTAATTGCGTTGAATCACCCACCGGCTCCCAGACGTCTTGGACATGTGCTTAGCGTGTTAGGTTCTTGTCTGTGAAGTGTTGAGGAAAGTGTGATTTTGCTTTTTGGATTATGTGGTATGGTTTAAATGGGAAGCGTTGATGAGCATCATCTGtgttgttcacacacacacacacacacacacacacatatatatatataatatatatatatatatatatatatatatatatatatatatatatatatgtgtgtgtgtgtgtgtgtgtgtgtgtgtgtgtgtgtgtgtgtgtgtttgtgtatttatcttataaaatgaaagaaaatagaaatagattgaaataaatatttgagaAAGCAAAGGGGATGGTGTTGGTATACGAAAAAACGTAGTCACCCAAGGAAATCAGTATTGATTTCATAATTTGGTAACCTCAAAGCAAGTAATAAAACAAAGGCCTTGCCAATGATGTACGTTACGTAATATGTCAAATTTAGTGTTCAAATTTTGTTGATTCTGGAAGCTCTTTTTAGATAAATTTGCTTAATTAATTTTATCGATTATCGGTCTCTGAAAGTCCACTTTGTTCTTTAGTTATATCCATTTTGATGGGTCCCGCTATCTTCTTGGTCGTATTTCCTTTGACATAATTTGACAGAAAACTCATGCACCAGAACGCTTTCTTTTATGTATTCCGTATTTACGAATCTTAAATATTTCCATGATCTTGTAGTAAATCCAGGATTGGGGTCACCTCTCTTGGTTTCGCTATCGCACAATGTGTGTGATTTCTCAGCGTTTTCTTGAGGTTTCTTACGTAAGACTAATGGCATGTGTGTTGGCAAGACCCATAATCAAATTGTTGAAAAAAGATTTTACTGTGAACTCATTTCTACTTTATCAACCTTGCTGTAATAAAGGTTCCGACGCATGGTTGAAGAGTTTGTTTACCATTTGAAATTTAACAAGTTCTTGCAGGAGGAACTAAAGTAACATAAAGATTTTCTAGGTTGCTCATCGTTTTATGATGCAATCTAGGTCCGTGTGGAAAGGATAATGTTTGATTCGCGCTGTAGGTCGGGTCCCGCTTCGGTCCTGGTGGGTTCAGACAACCGATCTTGCTCTCACTCCGGTCCCATCATTTCTTCTTCCTCAACACCAGTGGgatcccgtaggggggtagtgccgtcagtgcatctcgtgcagtgcactgtaagcactacttaaggttcttttcaacgtgccttcggcccctagctgcaaccccattcgttccttcaatttcttccatctctctttccatcctctcctaacaattgcttcacaatgtaactgcaaggttttcctcctgttacacctatcaacccttttgctgtcagtttccattttggagctgaatggcctcataggtcccagtgcttggcctttggcctaaattccatcaATTCAATTCAAACACCAGTGGAAGTCTCGCCACCGGCCACTATACGGAGGATGTGTGACTTTTCTGAGGCCGATTTGGCAATAATCGCCGTTGCACTGGacaaggatgaagaagaaagacAGCAAAGGCGAAAAAGAAAGAGTGTGAGTTCATCCTATGTTGCAAGATAGGAAGAGTGACAGAATTTCATTCTCTGTATCCTCGTCTTACTGATGGAGAGAGTAAAAGGAACCACCGCCTCCcattccaccttttttttttataattttcctacCTTTTGCATGATCCCATTGTGGTGTTTTCTTTTGATTATCCTTgtgcttgtcactacgaagcctgaagacccaagttcaaagaaatttgaagaagttgttgtgatgtccggtcctgggaaactaacccaggtccaataatcacaaagaggtcacgtgattattggacctgggttcgtttcctaggaccagacatcacaatttctccttcatatttctatgaacttggatcttcaggctttgtagtgacaagcgtatccaaaaagagcaaagaattcaagaagttaaaagggcattgtggctattacaattgcatgtatctggtaaaaaaagtgatcagtagattctacacacttacataattataatatatatacatacattatacatatatatatatatatatagtaatatatatatatatatggttaaatgAGAATcctgttaatataatatatatatatatatatatatatatatatataatatatatatatatatatatttatacacgtatgtatattgtgtgtacttatatacatatatgtatgtatatatatatacccctatatatattatatgtatgcatatatacatgtatttatatatatatgtagcatgtatatatgtgtgtatataatatatatgtatatatatagtttttatacatattatattatatattatatatataatatatatatatataatatatatatgtgtgtgtgtgtgtgtgtgtgctatgtgtGCGTTTATTTATTCACTCATCGCATTTGATCAAGGAAAGGAAAAGCAGTTGTTCAGCAGtggtatatctatatttacatatattacattagGCAGAGGTTAGAAAGACATCGTATACAAGCTGGCTATAGCCTTTCTGCGCACATTTGGATTGcagtagaagaaaaaagaagctgATACAAAAAGCTTTAGCATAATATGGTTATACGAATATACAGCCGAAAGTGAACACTTAAAGGATAACATACACGAAATTTGCACATATACTCAAGCACTCGCATGCACAGTCATAACACTTAAAATCTGATCCACAGATCGCCTGGATGCGGCAGTTGTTTCAAAACGCGGTTTCTAAACACAAAATCATTCTTTAGTTTCGGTTAAGGAACTTTGAAAAATGTTTGATTCATCAGTCACGTTTGTATAACCTGTATACAAGTAGAAAAACATGACGTCGGCACGAGGACTTCATCCCATTGGTCGCCGAGGTTCGTTTGTGTTCGGATGTTTCCTTCGGATTTGGCTTCGGTTTCATCTTCTCAAgcgaatggaagagaatatacgtctgagttttttttttaagtttcgttgtttttttttatttaaaagatgccGTTGTATCCGTCTCTGAACTGGAGATCCGTCCGTCCGAAGTAGTCGTTGATGTTGTAGAGGCTTGCAGCTGCATCGCACGGCAGAGCGAATTGGGGGAAGTTGCATGTCAAAGTTGCCTGATAAGAATAAAGGAGATTGAGTCAATCATTTTCAGGACAGAAATAAGTGGCTGGAATAATATTTACATTAGAAGACAGTTATGTTTGTTACAATCACCACGAAAAAAACGACTTCCCCGGCTAAAATTGATTTGATTTCTCTCTAAAACaatttctttaatattatcaGTTGATTTTATGTAAGGTTTAAGCACTGTAGAGAGAGTAAAGTGTCAATGAAGATGACTGTCTGTATACATGATCAAGCAAATATTCATCGGAATACCTACGCAtccaattcttatatatatatactacgcgtTTTGTTTGTTCGTGCTCGCACGAGTAtgtgtattgtattatatattatatatataatatatacacttattgctgtattaatatatatatatatatatattatttatatacacatataatgcatataatataatatatatagtactatgtatagtactatatatataacaagactataaatatatattattataatatataatatataattaaaacaatGCCTTCCGCGTATTACGCTGGTTTGCGTCTGTGTGTGAATAGCACACCTGTAGGTAAAACAATCTTTGAAGCCTCACCTGATCGAAGATGGTGCCTTCCCCGCAGAAGAAGGAGAACATCCTGGTGAAGAAGTTGCCGTCGGGATCCTCGTATGGGTAGCAGATGTGGAAGATTTGGCAGTTGTTGGCCTGGTCGGCGTAATACCCATACTGGCGACCCGAGCAGCTGTTGGTAGGAGAAACATTGATGAGAGAGTTACGAGGAGTTAGGGAGACACATGCTGTGGCAGAGTTATTTGATTAAAAGGAGACAAGGAATGAGATCTGGATTACACGGGATTCTTCAAGTCTGCTCTCGAAGTGGCTCCCATGGatatcgttagagagagagaggagaagagaggagagatggacgagaggagacggagagagaagagagagagaagggcgaaAGGATAGAATTCGCTGAAGGAAATTGTTGTGGTAGGATAGCCGAAAGAAATGAAATTCTGGCGATGAAAAAATTGGTTGTAGAGAGAGTTCcatggagttacaaggattaggatgtctcaaagacttgttagtccctccgagcaggttttactgttcattcacagtgtcctactgattttgtctagctttcttttgaactcttgcacacttttgctgtttacaacttctggtggcagttcatTCCATGTGTCCCATATCTTGTATATAGAGTTCCCCAGATGGGATATGttgagagagtagaggagagaggaaggagagagattttgagatttgacgagaggagaggagagagagaggtacaactTGGTTTACCCCCAGTTAATATCCTCTCactttgctttcatttttaatattttagatatttttccacACACACATTCCTATcgtaacctgagagagagagagagagagagagagaggccataagGGTTATCTCTCACTTTTGCCAACACAAAAGAGAAGAGCAATATTATGATTATGAACAAGAGAATGAAAGGGAATTGTGAGCTGGTTCCATGGTAAGTAATGTATGAGAAACTGTGTCGAAATACTGAATAGTTTACACAGGAAATCTTTTGATAAGGAATAGTCGTTGTTGTGGTcaattttccttattcttttcaATTTATTGCCGTGGTCGTAGTTATATTTCCTGATAAAT from Macrobrachium nipponense isolate FS-2020 chromosome 28, ASM1510439v2, whole genome shotgun sequence carries:
- the LOC135201361 gene encoding U-scoloptoxin(01)-Cw1a-like isoform X2, whose translation is MKSWLIGLAVLGVASALPRLVKRDSSPFAYELASNASIIVGPINTGFDCSGRQYGYYADQANNCQIFHICYPYEDPDGNFFTRMFSFFCGEGTIFDQATLTCNFPQFALPCDAAASLYNINDYFGRTDLQFRDGYNGIF
- the LOC135201361 gene encoding U-scoloptoxin(01)-Cw1a-like isoform X1, which codes for MKSWLIVGLAVLGVASALPRLVKRDSSPFAYELASNASIIVGPINTGFDCSGRQYGYYADQANNCQIFHICYPYEDPDGNFFTRMFSFFCGEGTIFDQATLTCNFPQFALPCDAAASLYNINDYFGRTDLQFRDGYNGIF